A region of the Salvia splendens isolate huo1 chromosome 11, SspV2, whole genome shotgun sequence genome:
TTGGTAGTTGGGCAAGGCCCAAACTCGACCCAATCATAAAAGTAAACAAAAGCCCAAAGCTTAATTCACTTCCTCATGTATAATATAGCTTGAATTTCAAGTGCTAGGGTTTTAGCAAGTTCAGTCTCAGTCATTGGCAGATAAATTAGGGGTGTGAAGAGTGCGTCAACCTTTTCATCTGCAGTCATCGTTTCACCCCAACAATCAAGATGGTAATCCCTTTCTTTCCTTTGATTGTTTGTGAATTTTTGTTTGCTTTTCTCTTATTCAATTTTCTACTTTAAGGTTTACATAGAGAAAATGACTTGTGAATGGACTGTCTGAACTCACTCGGCTATAGCATCGGTTAAGCCAAAATATGCCATCATTTATAGAACAAATAACTTTGTTATTATCAGTTGAATTTCGGTTAGAGTTCGGACTTCTTGTATGACTAATTTGCTCTGCTTATTGACTCCGATGAATTTGCAAGCTTTGTggactttttttaatttggaaaCACTAGATATTCTGTAATGAGACGTTTTGGTAGTAGCATTGCAACTTAAGCATGGGATGTTTTGGTATTACTGGTGAACCAGATGGCCGCGGCGATAGTTTCTCTTTAGATCTGGCAAAAGCGAAAGAACCCCTAAATAATTCGAATGTAGGCTGACAGCTGAGCCCACCCTGGCCTCTAATCAGCGATTGTAAATAAGTATCTTTGGAGCCAAGAGGGAAGTCGTTTTTGAGGCAGATAGATAGAGTAAGGGACGAAGAGTTGCTTACTTGGTAGAGGGAGTTTGGGCCTTTGGGGAGCTTGACTAGACTGATTTTTTATCATTGGggggatttttaaaaaatcgagtTTTAGCATTTATGGCAATGGCTATGGATGCTGCAAACAGTTTTTCCGTATTTGCAGCTGAAATGGGTTTGAAGAAAAATATCGGTTCAAGTAACTGCTCTTAAACATTTgctttattcatttaattttgatatttgTTTACATGAAGTTAGTTAAAGCCCATAAAGATTGACTCTCTGAGATCCTATAGAATGCAAATGGCTAAAATGCAATATTTTagattttcctttattttatgtaattatacACTCCCTCCATCCAATAAAAATAGCACACTTTGGAATGACActggttttaatgcacaattattaaagtatgagagagatagaaagaacaATTTATTGAAGTATTGTGAGTTGAGAATGGGGCCCACCTCGTTAGAGAGTGAAAATAGAAATGTCTATTTTTATGCGacataccaaaatggaaaaactagTTCTATGATTTTTAGTATTTTGCACATGTATGGAATCGCTATTTTCCCATCAGCCTTTGGAAGACAATTACATGCTATTACCTCCTTAAACTGTTTTAGTCCCAGAAAGGGGTATATCATCATGACCAGGTAATTCTTGTTTTTATTCATAGTATGTTATTTGGATTATAGTGGTTTGATTGTTTGTTTGTGGCTGCTGTCATATATATGCttattgcctattttatggagAAGAAGGTGTATGATGTTTTAAGTTTTTCATGATCTGATGTGATGTTAGTGGTATTCATTTCAGGCATCCGCCAAGCCAAAAGGTCATGCAAAAAAACCTGCTGCTGCAGCAGAAGATGAGGGCATGGATCCAACAGTATGTTATCCATATTGCATTAGTAATCTTGAGATTTTCTTTCGTTTCGTGGTATTGTTATGTTTAGAAGGGGGATATTAAAGTTATGAAGGGACTTTAGCTGTTCTCAGATGATATTTTATATATGCAGCAATACTTTGAAAATAGGCTAAGAGCTCTTGCAGCTCAAAAGGAAGCTGGCATCAACCCATATCCTCACAAGTTTGAAGCACAGTTGTCTATTCctgaatatgtaaagagatacgAAAGTTTAAGCAGTGGGGATCATCTGGAAGATGTTGAAGTGAGAATAGCTGGTAATGGATTTCAAATATATGGATTGCATTTTTGGGTCAGCATAAACCTACTTCCTTTCTAACATTTGTGATACTCCTTTCAATAGGTAGGATTATGAACAAACGGTCATCGTCATCAAACCTTTTCTTTTATGATTTGCACGGCGGAGGTGCTAAAGTTCAAGTTATGACAGATGAAAGGTATTTTCGTAGTTCAACTTCAAGTTACGTGTTGATACATTGTACAGTTGAGAGTTCCTTTGTATGTGTACCAGTTTCTAAAAGTAGCgtattttcttttgaatttgaGTATTCCAgatataataggacttcggttCAGAAAAAAGTTAGTTCTTTTGCCAAATTGTTTTATCATCCTACCCGAATCTCAGAGCTTAGAAACTTATTGGTAGTTCATTGTTAAAGATGATCCTTTACTTTATTCCAGCTGTCACTGACTCACCATGGGAAATTTACATGAACTAACTAACCATTTATGTGCATTGGTTGTCGTCTTCACCATGGATTTTTTATGGATGTTTGTAGGAAATCAGAGTTGAAGGGGGAGGAGTTTACTAAGTTTCATTCTTCTGTGAAACGTGGAGATATTGTAGGGACCGTTGGGTTCCCAGGTTTGTATTGTTTATCTTTGAGAACTATGGAGTATATGGTAATgtcaataaaaaattgaaatcgtACACTGCAATTCCCGTTAATCATGATTGGGATTTTCTTGATATGCAAACTTGGTTATGATTATAATTTTGCTTTGTTCAAAAACTCCTCTTATGGTTACTCATCCTTTTTTAGGTAAAAGCAAAAGGGGCGAGCTTAGTATCTTTCCGAAAACATTTATAGTGCTTTCCCACTGCCTTCACATGATGCCACGCCAAAAATTTACTCCTGGAGGAGGCGCAGAGAACACCAAGGTGATTTTGGTTCTTCTTTGGTGATTTATACTGACACTGTTGTGATTATTCATGATGTTAAATTTCTTTGGACAGACAACTGATGTTTGGATTCCTGGAACCGGGAGAAATCCCGAGTCTTATATCTTGAAGGATCAGGTAACATACAGCTGTCAGTAGATAAGTATACGAAACACTTGTGATGATCTTAATTGCTACCACATACAATGCCAAAATGTTATCCTGCATACCAGCCTATTGATCTGCATGTCCTACCATGGATTCTGAAGCTGCTTATTTGTCAAGCCATATATTTGGCAATAATTGCTTGAAGCCATATATTTTTCCATGTTATTTTGGAATTGCGCTTGAAGATATATAATTTCTATGTACCTTAAACCTCTTCGAGGATGCTAAAGACAACATTTCATTGTAGGAAACACGGTATAGGCAGCGCTATTTGGATTTGATGCTGAACATGGAGGTTCGAGAAATATTCCGAACGAGATCAAAAATTATCTCATACATAAGGCATTTTCTAGATGAACGAGATTTTCTGGAGGTATTTGTCTGTTAAACATTATTATGTAAAGCCTTCTAATACTTTTACTAGCTTATCAATATATTGCTTtcagatttttttattatgcaTGCTTAATCTTCTTTTTTAAAGGTTGAAACACCCATGATGAATATGATAGCTGGGGGAGCTGCTGCACGGCCTTTTGTAACCCATCACAATGACCTAAATTTGAAACTTTTCATGCGGATTGCCCCAGAATTATATCTGAAGGAACTTGTTGTTGGTGGCTTAGACCGTGTATATGAAATTGGGAAGCAGTTTAGAAATGAGGGGATTGACCTCACTCACAATCCCGAGTTTACTACTTGTGAGTTCTACATGGCTTTTGCTGACTACAATGATCTGATGAAACTAACTGAAGATATGCTCAGTGGTAAGTGGAATCTTTGTTCTAAACTAACTACAATAAAAATTTGTGCtcattttttaagaaaaatctGTGCTGGTAGGTATGGTGAAGGAACTTACTGGTGGCTACATAATTAAATATCATGCCAATGGACTGGATCAAGATCCTATTGAGATCGATTTCACTCCTCCTTTCAGGTCCTGAACTTAAGAATTATTTAGTTATGCTTATACTTGTATGTTAATGTCAAATAAATGATTGTATGTCCTTTTATTCTACAGGAGGATTGATATGATAGATGAATTGGAGAAGATAGCAAAATTAAACATACCTAAAAACCTTTCCAGTGTGGAAACCAATAAATACCTGGTGGATGCATGTGCAAAATTTGATATTAAATGCCCACCTCCTCAAACAACTACAAGATTATTAGACAAAGTAAGATAGCTATCTTCGTTTTACTATTTTCTGCAAAATTGAGTTACATGTAATCAAATCCTGAACGTATACAATTTAACAGTGGgtacttatttattttgattactCCCGCCACTTTTCATGTTTGTGTTTCCATCTCCATGATTTTATCTCGCTCACCTTATATATTATAAATGCAGCTTGTTGGACATTTTCTTGAGGAGACTTGTGTAAACCCTGCTTTCATCATCAACCATCCTGAGATTATGAGTCCACTGGCAAAGTGGCATAGGTCGAAACCAGGCTTAACTGAGAGATTTGAGTTGTTCATCAACAAGCATGAAGTATGCTACTCTGAATACCCTCATATTTTTCCACTctaattttgtgtttttctactatttctttctttttgtctCATCTATTGAACCTGTTTCGTAACCTTACAGGTCTGTAATGCATACACGGAGTTAAATGATCCTGTCGTGCAACGCCAACGTTTTGCTGACCAACTCAAGGTATTGGCTTGGTAGTGAAGAATCATATCGAAGAGATTTTAAAATACGACTATGCCATGCTAACGATCCCTTGTATTGAAACCAGGACCGACAATCTGGTGATGATGAAGCAATGGCTTTGGATGAGACGTTCTGTACGGCACTTGAATATGGATTACCTCCAACCGGCGGTTGGGGTTTGGGGATTGATCGATTCGCAATGCTGTTAACTGATTCACAGAATATAAAGGTAGTCAacattttatatatttcatCTACTTTCTGTGTTGCTGCCAAGAATGCTCTTCATAGCACACGGTTTTGGAATTTTCGAACTCAGTAGTGTATGT
Encoded here:
- the LOC121753943 gene encoding lysine--tRNA ligase-like; protein product: MASAKPKGHAKKPAAAAEDEGMDPTQYFENRLRALAAQKEAGINPYPHKFEAQLSIPEYVKRYESLSSGDHLEDVEVRIAGRIMNKRSSSSNLFFYDLHGGGAKVQVMTDERKSELKGEEFTKFHSSVKRGDIVGTVGFPGKSKRGELSIFPKTFIVLSHCLHMMPRQKFTPGGGAENTKTTDVWIPGTGRNPESYILKDQETRYRQRYLDLMLNMEVREIFRTRSKIISYIRHFLDERDFLEVETPMMNMIAGGAAARPFVTHHNDLNLKLFMRIAPELYLKELVVGGLDRVYEIGKQFRNEGIDLTHNPEFTTCEFYMAFADYNDLMKLTEDMLSGMVKELTGGYIIKYHANGLDQDPIEIDFTPPFRRIDMIDELEKIAKLNIPKNLSSVETNKYLVDACAKFDIKCPPPQTTTRLLDKLVGHFLEETCVNPAFIINHPEIMSPLAKWHRSKPGLTERFELFINKHEVCNAYTELNDPVVQRQRFADQLKDRQSGDDEAMALDETFCTALEYGLPPTGGWGLGIDRFAMLLTDSQNIKEVLLFPAMKPQEDLNKESNKKTQDGPLAQEFEKKASVS